A window of Citrus sinensis cultivar Valencia sweet orange chromosome 7, DVS_A1.0, whole genome shotgun sequence contains these coding sequences:
- the LOC107175019 gene encoding stemmadenine O-acetyltransferase-like: MAVILKNIFRITASKLVTNNIQIFTKRSIKTATSDVQIISTEAIKPSSPTPKHLRTYKLSLPDQLCSKLYAPLVFFYSTNCKQQDLRKKSDLLKQSLAKSLTHYDPFAGRLIDSFSVDCNDHGAAFIDANVGCDISKFLQPPDMELLQQLIPPSPQLLKLDISERELLAVQVNLFNSGEMAIGVCFSHGVADGSAIFNFMKMWGEITRGVINDNDNICNNNFVLDCTSLFPPVNFPQPYQFTSPQSSCNIVFKRFLFDGKKIAALKEKMNKELMGNNFDDSLQATRFGVASALIWGAFIAIARERKREIHNKLYSHAMYYTMNVRNKTNPPMIPRCMGNIFWFARAEWSLAENDAIEVASLVREVIKAKRMGREVMHSNEHLGFIKDMEETWEDSRSFVLTSVVGLPCYEVDFGWGKPVWFSVGPFLLLDFAILSSTSDGEGIEAWVVMFKEDMDKFEQEPSIKAYASSNPSIFIGK; the protein is encoded by the coding sequence ATGGCAGTGATACTCAAAAACATATTCCGAATCACTGCTTCCAAGTTGGTCACCAATAATATCCAAATCTTCACAAAAAGAAGTATAAAAACTGCCACTTCTGATgttcaaatcatttccaccgaAGCAATCAAACCTTCATCTCCAACACCAAAACATCTCAGAACCTATAAGCTTTCATTGCCTGATCAATTGTGTTCTAAACTTTACGCGCCCCTTGTTTTCTTCTACTCGACCAATTGCAAACAGCAAGATCTCAGAAAAAAATCCGATTTGTTGAAGCAGTCTCTCGCAAAATCATTAACGCACTACGACCCTTTTGCTGGACGATTGATTGATAGCTTTTCAGTCGACTGCAATGACCATGGGGCTGCATTTATTGATGCTAATGTTGGCTGTGATATATCAAAGTTTCTTCAACCACCAGATATGGAGCTGCTACAACAATTAATCCCACCTAGTCCCCAGTTATTGAAGTTAGATATTTCTGAAAGAGAACTTTTGGCTGTCCAAGTAAATTTGTTCAACAGCGGTGAAATGGCAattggtgtttgtttttctcatgGAGTGGCCGACGGTTCGGCAATCTTCAACTTCATGAAAATGTGGGGTGAAATCACTCGTGGGGTGattaatgataatgataatatttgcAATAACAATTTCGTTTTAGATTGCACCTCTTTGTTTCCGCCGGTAAATTTTCCCCAGCCGTATCAATTCACAAGCCCACAATCTTCATGCAACATTGTgttcaaaagatttttgtttGATGGCAAGAAAATAGCTGCTCTAAAGGAGAAGATGAATAAAGAGCTAATGggtaataattttgatgatagtTTACAAGCGACACGATTCGGGGTTGCATCAGCACTCATTTGGGGTGCCTTCATTGCTATTGCTCGGGAAAGAAAGAGGGAAATTCATAACAAGTTGTATTCTCATGCTATGTATTATACTATGAATGTGCGTAACAAGACGAATCCACCGATGATTCCACGGTGCATGGGTAACATTTTTTGGTTTGCCAGGGCAGAATGGTCACTAGCCGAGAATGATGCCATAGAGGTAGCAAGTTTAGTAAGAGAAGTGATCAAAGCAAAGAGAATGGGAAGAGAAGTGATGCATAGTAATGAGCACTTAGGTTTCATAAAGGATATGGAAGAAACATGGGAGGATTCAAGGTCGTTTGTTTTAACTAGTGTGGTTGGATTGCCTTGTTATGAAGTTGATTTTGGTTGGGGGAAGCCTGTTTGGTTTAGTGTCGGGCCCTTTTTATTACTTGATTTTGCAATTTTATCAAGCACAAGCGATGGTGAAGGAATAGAAGCATGGGTGGTAATGTTTAAGGAGGACATGGataaatttgaacaagaaCCTAGCATCAAGGCTTATGCTTCCTCTAACCCTAGCATATTTATAGGGAAGTAG